The Paenibacillus amylolyticus genome contains the following window.
GGACAGCCTGGCTTGCATCGGCTTCGGTATCGCCCAAACTTATACCAATGAGCATCAGAATGGCGTCCACAAACTGTTCTTTATCGTTGACTCGATCTGAAGATAACGTGTTATAAGCGTTGATCAAACTCAGCTGCTGCTCATAATCGCCTTGTTGCTCCTCGTTGTTCCAGAACTCTACCACAGGCACCGACTTGTAATAATGATCGGTGATGGATACCTGCTCGAAGTCTTCACCACCAATATCCTTTGCCTCGTAACGGGTTATCTTATTGGCCGTATACACGTTGACGAACCAGCCAACCGCTTTGTTCTCCATATCCCTCTTCTCGTAGTAGTGAACCGCGAACAGGCTCTTATACTCCACGGAATCGTCCACTACCAGGAATATCTGGCGTGGATCGATGCAGCTGACGCGGGGGATCGGGGATCATCACTACTCATGTAGTGCAGCTCCAGCGCAACGCCGAACATAGACAGATCCTTGACCATCTCAGAATCATGACTGGCCACATCCGCAGCCTTGTATGCATCGGTGATCGGTTCGATCTGATTGCCGGCGTACTTGACCGGATCCGCTCCGAAGTAACCTGAAGCAACGTCCGTGATGTACTTGGCATGGTTGGCCACCAGCTTGTTATTCGGCAGCCCCTTGTCATCTCCGCCCAGGTCACGCTTCAAGATCTCGTGCTCACCTTTGTAATAGTCCTCCAGCTTCTGGATCCGCTCAATACCGTCTCGGTGCTCCTTGATGCAGTACTGCAGGAGCTTGGCCGGGATCTCACCCCAGTTATCCAGCAACTCACGACTTCGTACGATTGCCATTGCTATCTCACCCCAATTCTCGCTTTGCTACTTACCGTAGCTGCATATCCTTTCATGTCGGCCACCTCGTAATCGTCTAAGGCATACCAAATAGCCGAGAACGTATGGGGGTCAATGTTGAACTGATCTTCAATGATCTCCCCGTTCTTGTCCACGGCATAGGTTAAATCCTCTAGCTCTGATTTGACGTTCACACAGTTCGATGAACAGACAATCTTCTTGAACCGCTTGATCTTCTTCGTATACTGTAGCCTGGAGCCTTGAAACTTCTTAGCAGCCTGCATGTTGAATCCCATTTGCCGGTAATAAGCAATGGTCTTCGGCTCCGCACTATCCGCCGGATCAGCTCCCTGGTCTCCTTGAACTCCATAATCTCTGCAGCCGTCCGGTCATCCGTCATCTTGTTCTTGTAATATTCCCAATGGATGTACAGGATCTTCTCCTTGTGGTCCACGGTCAGACGAACCAGGGCGTTGTATGACGACTCAAAACCAAAGTCCATGCCGTTACGCTTGACTGGCGACTTAATCGCTTGAATCGCAGCCATGACTTCCTCGTGCGGTGCCACAACAAACTGCGGCAACACCCTTGTTCCATTCACGCCAAAACGCCCACGCCGCGCAATGCGGTGCAGGTCCGGGTCATGCGTCTTCAGATCCTCCAGCTGCTCGATATAGCTCTCAGGCAGGAACAGGTTATCATCTGCCACCGAATGGTGATAGTACGTATCCTTGATGATCACAACGCGATCACGATACAGGTCCATGTCGTCCAGGACATGCACATTGTTCTTCGGATCCTTGAAGAAATACTTATAGCTCCAGTTCGCGGTGCTGACCGGGTTCGTACTCAGGATCATGTGCAGTTTCAGCTTCGGATGGCGTAGCCGCCCGATCAACTCTTTGAAACCTGCGTACTTCACCTCGCTGCACTCCTCAATCCAGACAATCGAAATATTGTGAATGGATTTCAGTTTGACTGGTTTGTCCATCCCCTTGAATATGATCTTACTGCCATTCGGGAACCGGATTTGCATCGGGGAACTGATCGGTTTAACCTTGCCCTCCAAATCCAAATCCACGATGATCTCTGAAAGCAGCTCAAAAGTTGAATCCCGGAGAGTATCGTACACTTCTCTGACCACCAAAGCTGTTCTGCGCTCCTCCAGCAGCTTCAGAACCAATTTTAAGGCAACGTGATAGCTCTTGGACGATCCGTAGCCTCCTACGAGAAACTGAAATTTCTGATTCCAGTCGAATAGGAAATCCTCGAAATGGGGGTTCACTTCCTTGTCGGTCATGAGCGCTCACCCTTTCGAACAATCCGGATCTCAATCGGCTTGTCATCATCCTTGGCCACCTTCTGATCAATCAGGCTGACCTCACCTTTCAGCTTCTGAAGCCGCAGCTGCTGCTCGTCGTCAGCGTCGCCCTGGCGGCACATCTCTTCATACTGCTTAATCAGGTTCTGCAGCGTCGCCATGGCCCTGCTCTGGGCGTTAAGGAACGTGGCCTGCCGGTCCCAAGCGAATTGGAACTCGTATTCCTGCTCAATCGGAACCTGCTTCATCTGCGGAGCTTCATCTGCACTATCACCTGGAACCTGAACAATCTCGTACTTCTCCTTCTTCAGCTCCTTGATCATCTCGCCCTTATCGCTGACATACATGATCTGCTGGGCTCGGATGATGGCTGCAAACTGAATCGTGATTTGATCCCACAACATATCAAGCGGGGATCTCGTCTCGATCTGCTCCATGATCTCCCTGGCCTCTGCCGGCAGATACTTCGCAAACAGGCCGTGAGTCTTCGCATTGCTATTTCCCTTCGGAGCAGATCCGCCACGATTACCTACTGCGTTCTTATTGCCCTCAGGCGCACCAGTTCGTTTTGTGTGCACACTTTTTGTAGAGGGTGCACCCTTTTCCCTATTCCAACTATGACGCTGTTTCCAGCTTTTCACCGTGTTCAGGGAAACATCGTATTTCTCAGCGATCTCTTTATATTTCATTCCTCGCTTATAATCGGCCTCAGCTTTTCTATGCATCGATCATCCTCACCACCTCCAAGATTGAGTTTGTTTCGTATGTAACAGAAAAAGCACCCCGAAGGATGCTCTTCTCAAACTCTATTTAACGTACTTCGTAGTACTGATTTCCGCATGTACAAGAATACTCCACCATCAAGCCTTGCAAAGTCTTTCCACACTCACACAACGGATCGCCTCTAAGTGTTAGTTCCAAAGTCACCACTGGACGTTTTTTGTCGGACATCTTAAGATATCTCTTCGTTTTTGTCGTGACCGTGTCCTCCCATAACTATTTATCAATAATCCATTTTACTCCTTAAAGAGAAACGGGTCTACTGGATAGTTAAAGAAGGAATTCAGAAAGTGTATATAATCAGTTGCTCCAGATATCCACTTTCATCTGGGAACACTTGAAGTACTTAGCCTCAGCTGGGCTTGTCGTCAGCTTCAGGAGACATTGCAGATTGCCGTGTTGGAAGAGTCCTCCGCTCAGATTAGCAGCGACACCGCCGTACTGATCATCAGCTCCGAGCCAAACAGATGGTCTTTCGAACCCGGCAGAGAATTGTAAGCCGGTACACAGTAGAACCGTGATGTTCTTCCGGTTCTGAGCTTCGTCTCCAGCTACGCCGTTTGTCGTAAAGAATACCATGTTCTGCTGGAAGTCCGTGTATGTTCCGTCAGCCTTGTAAGCCCTGATCGTTCCGTATTTCTGATTGACGTTCTGAAAGAAGGTAATCCCGGCTTTACTGTCCGGAGACTTGATTCCGATCTGAACGGACAGTCCAATGTTTCCGTTAAACTGCAGGGCTTCGAACGTGATCGCAATCGCCGTTACTTTGGAACTGTCGATGAGCTGCTTCATCCGAAGCTCAACAGAAGCTCCTGCTGTTCCCGGTGTTGTAACGGTGATTGTCCCTCGATCTGGCAGAGGTTCAAACGTAGGTGTACCCACGACCTCTACCCACTCCGGTAAGGTACCGTTAAGAAAATCAGCAACCAGCCTTTTGTGTACTTTTCCGAATGGGACTATGTTTCCCGCTGCATCACGTATAACCATTCTACACCTCCACCGAGTAGGCGACGCCCACATTGTTATCTGTGTTGTAATAAACATAGACAATACCGTCCATCACAGAAACCATCATCGACTGCATGTTGGTCGTTTCCCAAGCTAACGGCGGAAAGTGTATGTCCATCGGTCGCTCCTTAAGCTGCCTGTAATCATCCGTAATTTTAGCGACTGCCGGACGGGCTACGGTGGTATTCCCTCCGGACGCATATGCAGACATCATGCCGACCCACCACTTATGCCCCTTGTACATGAATACACCGGCGTTGGACCTAGAAAAATTCTCGCCTGCGGATAATGTAGCATCATTTCCACCCATCATTGGCCTCGGATCAGAAATCCATAACCGGCCATCATGAGAATGCCAAATGCATTTACGCCCGAAGTCTCCTCCGCCCATAATCGAAAATCCAATCCATTTGCCTCCATCTCGGTAACACGAAAAATAACCCGTATGGCCGTCTCCTGGGAAGCCTGTCGGCTTGTCCAGAATGAGACCTACACGAGTCCAATTGATCATGTCCGGTGAAGTGGCCAATGCTGTCGATTGGTTAATCCCCAGTCCGCTCTGTTGATAATACATGAAAAATAATTTCTCGATCTCATTCCAAATGACGTAAGGCGTCTCTGTGGAATTCCCTTCAACCGTATCGAGAAACACCTGTCCATGTCTGGTCCAGGGTCCTGTGGGGCTGTTCGAATACGCCAGTCCAATACCGCCCACGTTGTTATGGTTGGTTGAATAGGTCGCATAATAATCAGCCTTGGGGTTCGCAATAAGCCCCTTGACCTTAATTGCTCTGAACCAGTAAATCGACTGAATCCCTGCCATGGCGGCGGTATACATCGGGCTTCCTGGTCTTTTCTCGAATCGAGGGATGTAGAGATCTCTCGATTCTGCATCGCAATAGTCATAAGGTGCAAGGTTACGTTTGGCTCTATTGGCTTGTGACAGGGCAACAACGGATAGCTCGTCTGCCATTTACTCCACCGTCCCTTGAACCGACAGTGCGCCGGTGCTGGGTGCTGTGTAGTTAATAATCAAGTTAAATCCTGCTGGAACCGTAAATGAGACCGTCTCCCCGACTTTGGCCGAAGTCACTAGATCCTTCGGTGCTGTCTGCCGTATCCCCTGGTACGCTGATTTTCTGCCACTTGGCCCTTGAATTTCAAAGGTAAATGCCGCTGAAGTGTTAACTGTAGAACCATAAAATTCAAGCGTAATGGACTTGCTTGTCTCAGCGGCATAGACTGCCGAACCTGCTATAGCTACCCGATCTACAAGGGAGACATCTTCAGGTATGGTTGTTGTGACTGGAAGTTTATTCTTTTCTGAGACAGTAAGCATCTTATTGGTTTTTCGATGCAACCACTGGATCATCTTACTGCCACCTTTCAACTCAAATGTTCAACAACGACTCCGTGCCACCTGAAGAACCGGCTTTCGGTTCAGAACCTGGTGCTGCATCGGTAATGCCTTCGGTAGATCTCGCAAACAAAGCGGCTTTGTCTTCACAGGCTGCTCGTCATACTGTTCAATTAGCTCCAGCAATTCGACGACTCCCTGACGCTCCTGGATCGCATTGGCGAAGTTTGCAAAAGACTCGCTCAAGCGCACAAATGCTTGGCGCATGGTTTCAAACATGTGCTTATGCCGATCACTGATCCGATCCATATCGCTATTCATTCCGCGCAATCGCTGCATTAGCCCAGAACACAGCCTGTTCTAAATTCGTCATTGCCAGCGACTGCTCACGAGACTTGGGTGTCTGCTCATCGATCAACTCAGCCAGCTTCTTCGCTTTAGCTCGGATGGCTTCGTACTTCGCCGGTTGACCTTCTTTCGGCGAATGATAGCTGAAATTGTTTTCAATCTGCGGATTCTTCATGAATTCGACCTCCTGAATAGTTTTGGGGAACGCAAAAAAGAGCCCTCCGCAATGGAGAGCCCTGTTATAGACAGACGTATGGTGTACATGTTGTACGGCACGACGTACGGCAGTACGTACGGCAAGATCACAAAAATTCTTTCGAAATCTTGTCTTTTGCCCGGTCCACATAGTCCTGAACCGTTCTCTTACTTAGACCTAGTTTAGACGAAATTTCCAAAAGCGTCAAGCCTTGCGCCATGTGAAGCAAGAAACAGGTTCTTTCCCGATCACTCAAGGCCAGTAACGCATCCACAAGCTTCAGACGCTCCGCATCGGTGATCTCCTGTCCGGACAACTTGATATAGATTTCCCGTTGCCGATAAACGTCCGTAATCTCGACGCCACGGCGGCTGCCTGGCCGTCTCCCGCGTTTTAACCACGTCAGGGCATATCTCATGTCGGACAGCATTTCAGAGACCGTATCCGCCTCTTTCGCCTCCTGTGGATCGTTCAGATCCAGACTCTTCCGGTACTTGTCCAAGACATATGCCTCTGTAGAGTATTGGCTGATCAGTGTCTCGATCCATGTCGCTTTGGTTGTCGTTGTCATCTAGTTCACCACCTCTGTCTGAATGATTTTGTCCAGGTACCACCGTGCTTTACGTAAGTCCTCCATGCCGCCTTTATGGTTATACCTGCTGCAGTATTTCAACACGTTGCCCAAGCAGAACGCCTGGAACCCTTCTGGACCAAGTTTGGCCCGAATATAGTCTATCGTCTCGATCCCACCGAAGGTGTAATGCTGCGGGTTGTTAACGGGATCTGGCTGCTGTACGTCTTTCGGCTGGTCATTTGTGTTGGTCATAAGCTATTCCCCCGATGCAGACAGGCGGCCAAGAATCCAACGTGCTCGAGTCAAATCCTGAATTGCGGATTCCAAACGCTGAACCTCGCTGTCCGGTTCCTCACTCTCCGTCTCCAGATGACTTATCTGCTCCTTCAGCTCTTCGATACGATCCATTAAGCGGTTATTCTCTCTAATCAAATCGTCTCGCTCTTTAACCAATTCTTTATTTTTGATCTGCACTATTTCGTTGTGCCTTGTCCATTGTCGATCAGATTCATCCCGCTTATCTCGAAGCTGTTCAACCTCAGCCCAGGCTTTCGTCGCTTCGTTCTGTGCTGTCACCATTCTTTGATCAAGACGCTGATTCTCTACAGTCAGCCGCTCGATCTCCTTCTCTGCTTTATCCAGCAGCTCAGCTTTCGGATCCGCAGCAGGTGAGACGTCCTTCTCACGAAGAAGCTTCTCCTGTCCAGGCTTCCGGGCTTCTGCCCATTTACTGACGTGATTATATACTGTCGCCTCAGTAACGCTCTGTTCTTTGGCGATTAGGGCAATAGACTTTCCGGAAGCACGCTCTGCATTGAACTGATCTTCGGTCAAATTAAATTTAGCTTTGGCCATATCTTTATCCCCCTTGGGTCTGGTTTTTATCTCAATCGGCTTTTTGAAGGCCTTATCCCGCTTAGTCGCCGGGTATTTCCTCCGGATCTCTTCCAGTTCTTCCGGTGTCAGCTGCGTGGTGGTGACTGGTGATGGCGGAGATCCTTTCAGTTCGTTTTCTCTTCGCTTTATGCCATAGTGCCAGTTACTCAAAGGGCTCACCCTCTCTATTTGATCCGCTCAATCCGGGCTTTCAGTGCGTCCAGAAGCTTGTCCTGTGTGGCTGCCTTACCTTCCAGGGCTTTCATCACGTCTTCGTCAGCTCCACCTTGCACCACCAGGTGATGCAGAATAACCTTCTGCTTCTGGCCCTGCCTGTGCAGACGGCCGTTCGCTTGCTGGTAAAGCTCCAAGCTCCAGTTCAGGCCGAACCACACCACATGGTTCCCCCGTCCTGCAGGTTAAGGCCATACGCTGCACTGGCGGGATGGGCAAGCAGGATATCCACCTTGCCGGCATTCCAATCCAGTTGGTCCTGCGGCGTCTTCAGCTCCCGGATCCGTAAGGACGTTTTCTCCAAAGCCTTCTTGATCCGAGTCAGGTCATGCTGGAAGCTGTAGAACACCAAAGCCGATTTACCGTTAAGCTGTTCCACCAGCTCCATGAAAGCCTCGACCTTGTTATCGTGGATCTCGAAGACCTGCCGGTTCTCATCGTACAAGGCTCCGTTACACAGCTGCAGCAACTTGCCTGATAGCGCCGCTGCGCTGGTGACGGATATCTCCGTTCCGTCCTCGATCTCCAGAAGCAACTGCTTCTCCAACTGGTTATATTGCTTCTGGGCTTTCGCATCCAAGACAACGGGAATGACGTTCACGATACTATCAGGCAGTTCCAGATAATCCTCAGCCTTCATGCTGATGCATAGATCCGCGATCTTACGCTGAATCACATCATCCGCACCGGGTTTTGCCATGTATCCATGACCGTTGTAGTTCTTCTCAAAGTATTTCGTACGGTACCCCGTAATGTTCCTCTCCAGGCGTTGCCCCTGATCAAGAAGATTCACCTGTGCCCACAAGTCAAGCAATCCATTCGGTGCTGGTGTACCAGTCAGGCCCACGATCCGCTTGATATGCGGCCGTACCCACGTCAGTACCTTGAATCGCTTCGCCTGGTGATTCTTGAAGCTGGATAGCTCATCCAACACCACCATGTCAAAGGGCCAGGCATTTCGGTAATACTCCACAAGCCACGCCACATTATCCCGATTGATGACCCATACGTCTCCTGGCGAATTCAGAGATTTTATCCGCTGCTGTGCGGTACCCAAAACGGTAATGATCCGCATATGCTTCAGGTGCTGCCACTTGGCTGCCTCGTTCCCCCAGGTAGCCTCTGCTACCTTCTTGGGGGCAACGACCAAGGTCCGGCTGACTGCGAATCGGTTGTACTTCAGGTCATTGACAGCCGTTAGGGTAATGACTGTTTTCCCCAATCCAAGATCCAGAAACAGTCCAAGGGCATCATCCGTCAATAGCCGGTTAATGCAATACCGCTGATAGTCATGCGGGACAAACTTCTTACGCTCTACACTCAAAGCTCCTGCAGCCATGCATCCACCTGCTCTCTGCTGTCGATCACCCGTACCTCATGGCCCAAAGCCTGCATCCGCTTATGTTGCACCTGCTGCAGCTTGGTGGGTTTCTTACCTGGGGCCTTCAGCTCCACGAATACGGTTCGGCCTTCAGGAAACAGTACCAAACGGTCAGGCACTCCGGAGTTACCCGGCGATACGAATTTATAGGCGATTCCACCAAGGGCTTTTATCTTATCTCTCAAATAGGATTCAATTTGGCTCTCTTTCACTTGACAACCCTCCTCAGTATGTGTTACGCGTACACGGGTGTACATGCGTAACTTTCTAGTATTTAGGCGTGTTAGGCGTTATATATTTTCTATAATCTCTATAATCTATTTGTTTTTTATCTTTAACTAGATAACTGTCAACAGTGTCAACAAAGTATAATAAAAGTATATATAGCAAGGGTTTAGGACGTTGACAGTTGTGTTGACACTCATGTTGACACTTGAAAATCTGTCACAATCCTTTGTTGACAGTTAAGCGAGTGTCAACAATTCATCTGTCAACATTGTCAACAATCTTTGCGACGGTAGCCGCGCTGGGTTTCGTATGGGCCGAATCGTCCGCGATACTCCTCCCATCCTGGTATGCAGGATAAAATGCCATTGATCTCTCTCGTGTCCGCTTGTTTCATAAACTTGATGTCCGAATTGAAGCATTCGCACCAAATTTCAGCGGCACATATCCGGTCCCGGGGGCCTCCCTCGCCTTCTTGGGGCTTCCCAAACTCGCCGGACCAGTACATTCGTCTCGTCGGTAAATCGCGCTTTAGCCAATCTTCCGGAACTGGCCTCTCCACAAATGCCTGAATGATACCTTCCTTTGCATTGCTTTCCCTGTGGGCCTCCTGGCGCTCTTTGGCCAATTCTTCGATCTCACCTGACAGATAGAGGGGCTCACTCAGCTGCCACCGTACAAATGCTTCCGCATATATCTGATCTACTTCACCCTTCAGATCCTGAAACACACTCTTTGTCGGCTTTACAATGCCCACATCAATTGGCCAAAACCGCCGATTGCCTGTCCGATCCCGCAGGAACTCGCTATCATTGGTTGTTCCGAAGAACACGCAGCGCCGTGGATAAGGCATTGTACGCTTGCCATATGCCTCACGATAAATGTCCTCTGTCCGGCTCAGGAACTGCTTTACGGCGTTGCTCTCGGACTTACTCATCCCTGTCAGCTCCCCGACCTCGTTGAGCCAAACACCCTGGATCAGCTCCATAGCGTCCTTGCCTTCAAAGGTGGTCAAGCTGTCGGAATACCAGTCCTTGCCCATGTACCGCAGAAATGTGGATTTACCTAACCCCTGCGGCCCCGCCAGAATCGTCATATAGTCCCATTTCACGCCCGGCTCCATCGCTCTGGCCACAGCAGCCGTGAAAGACTTCCGGGACACCGCCCGCGTATACAGGCTGTCCTCTGCACCCAGGTAATCGGTAAACAGTGTGTCCAGTCTCGGCACACCGTCCCACGTCAGCCCTTCCAGGTACCTCCGCACATCGTTGAACCGCTTCTTATGTGTGATAAGGGTTAATGCGTTGTTGATCTTGGCGTCTACCGCGATGCCGTACACCTTTTCGATATAATGGTAAATCCCTGCATCATCCGAACTGGCCCAAGGCCGCCGTTCTTCTCTGGCATCCCACGGAAGTGACCCAAGTACCAGACCTCGGTTGGCGAACTCATCAAACGCAATCTTATCCTTTAAAGCCGGATCATACTCCAGCACGATCAGCACGTTATCCACCGTCTTCAGGTACACACCATTGCTGTTGAATTCCAGCCGCCGCATCCAGTCCATATCCTCTGGCTCTGCTGGCAGCACTGGAGAATCGGCAAACGCTGCTGTAGCCTTCTGGTGTCGTTCCTGCATCAATAGTCCAGCCACAGGCTCCTGTCGCATGGCATAGTCCATCATGGCTGTGTATGAAGGTAGCTTGTTCGTAGGCGTCCCAGGCTTCGCCTCGTCGTCCTGATCGCCGAACTTGTGAAGCCTCACCAGGTCAAAACTGTTAACCAGCCGTCCGCCTGTCGGATCCGTAGCATGGTGGGAGAATAGAAACTGGCCATCGTCGTAAACAATCGCACCGCCTGTGGTTGAACCGCCTACGTACGTAAGTCTGCCACTGCAGTCATCCGTGTTCAGATAGACACCTGGCAGAAATGCCTCAATGGCTGCCGGCACGTCGTAGACCTTGCAGAAGGCCCCGACCATGCCCTGCTTCTCGGTAGGATCTCCCTGCTTAGCAGCCAGACGTACATGGGTCTGTCCGGTACCAGGCACCTGTGGCCACGAAGCAACATTGCGCCAATCCTGATACATGGCCAGAAGACCATCTACGGAAAGGAAAGGCTTATCTCCGAACGTGAACACATACTGACTGTCCGCGCTGCAACTTGGCCAGTACATGAGTCGTGAAGCTTCGAACGTGGTCGGATCACAAAGCCCAATGCCGATGATCTCCCCGAGCTTCCGGGCAAGCGGCTCATACTCATCCGCTGAGGCCGTCCGGTCTAATGGAGCAACAACCCGAAGCCGTGGACGGTTCTCCTCATGCTTCCGCGTACTGTAAACGGCATAGCCGCAACTCAGGCCATCCAGGCGGCGAAGGATATCCGCCGTCGCGCCTGCTGGAATATTATCAAGGTCAAGCGTAACCAGATCACGGCCAATGACCGCGTTGGCTTTCCGGCGACCGCCTGACAGACTGCCACCGACAAAGCCGCCAACGTCCTTCAGGTCATCCTGTTTGCTCTTAGGCAGCTGCAAGTATTCCGCCAGCGTTTCCGCACCCCGTACAGCAGTCCGTAAACGCTCGACGATCTCCGACCAATAGGCCGTTTGCGTCTGCCAGTTTGTGCTGTGTCTGGTCCCGGCGCTTGATATTGTTAGTTGTCTGTCAAAATGCATGACGCCTGCCTCCTGGTTTAATCAATCTTCTTTTATAAACCTGCGTGCAAAACGCAGCTGCTGTTCAATATAGGGATCGGTCTCCTTGCCGCCTAAAGCCAGCCAATCTCCGATACGCTGGTTGATATCCTTGAGAACGGGCAGCGGCAGCTGATCAGTAATCTTGTTTATCTCAGCCATTGGATTTTCTGAGTCCTGCTGATCCAGCCCCTTAGCATCATTCTCTGAAATTAATCCCAGGTCGATCAGGGTTAGAAATAGCTTTTGAAATGCCCTGTTACGAATTTTGGTGAAGGTATCCTTTGAAATAGGCGGATCAAGATGAAATGTGTAAACATTCAGATCACTACGCTGAAAATCTACTAGATACCTGGCAGTTATCAATTTCTTTTCATTCTCACTCAACAGACTAACCGCTGAATTAACAGCATCTACATAAGTTTTTCGAATAGGATTATCAGAGGAAAACTTGCACAGGTCATATTGTTCGAAAACTTGTTTCATGATTTTAGATAATCTTTTATGATTCATTTCAGGAATAACTGACTTCACTTTCACGGTTATTCCTCCTCATACCATGTGAATTCATCGGCAACCTCTTCCCAAACCCACTCTTCATAGGCGGCCGTAATTTCTTCATCAGTAGTTCCATCATCAAATTCAATTGTCTGTGTATATGTCTGGTAACCGACACCCTTGTTCCTGCTAAATGAAATTCTTCTCATAACCTACCCTCGCTTTCCAAAAATCTGTACTGCCCAATCACCTTCGCGCTCACGTAGCCGCTTTGCCCCAAGAACGCCCGACTGTTGTCGTGACCATAAAGGTTCTGTAGCGGCACGTTCATAATCCCATCCTATATATTTAATCCGGTGAACAAATGTGGCGTACGCTATTCCATTTTGGGAAGCGAGATCCACATATTCCTTGGGGTATATGCGAATAGCCTCTGTAGCTCTTGCCGTCTGGGCTTTGGCCTGTTCAGGAGTTTGGAGCGGCTCAGTTGCCGCCCTATCCATCGACCACCCTCGATTTACTCGAGACATAAACGTGTCATAACTGATTCCGTTCTTCTCTGCTTCAGCTTTCCAGCGCTTACGATTTGTGCTTTGTCGTGGTGGTGTTGTCATAGCACGCTGCTTTGGCCAACCCTGCGCACGTACACGCCGATCCAACATGGCTGAACTTATTCCGAGCTTGGCCGCTTCTTCATACTCCCCTGGAGTGATGTAGAAATAATGCCCCATTTTGCTTGTCGCCTCCTTGGCGGTGGTTCAGGAAGAGGCTTGTACACCTCACCGATCACCCTGCCGCTATCGTCTGTGACAATATCCCAAGGGATATCTGATTTATAAAGATCAGTGAACATCTGATTAAAGAACCTTGCCGCCATGACGCTGCGGCCGAGTAGCGTTGTAGGCCATCTTCTCCTGAATGGCCTTTTCCAGATCGATACCATAATGGCCGCAAACGTCCATCACGCGGATCACGATGTCGGCCAATTCCGAAGGGATTCCGCAGGGCTTCCAATCAGCATCAAGCATCGTGTAACGTTCAATAATCTGTCCATCAAAATTCTTCGCCTCGTACCACATTTCTGTTGGCTGTTTGCCATTCCGGAAATCCTCCAAAGCCTCTGAAGCTTCCGAATGGATCAGGGCAATAGTCTCACCAAAGCTTGGATTTCTGACCCACCAGCCTTTACTCTCTGCGTTCTTATGAGCCGCTTCGACTAGCTCCGAGATTGTTTTAGTGGACCGCCCACTAACCGTGGAATCCCAATGGCCATTACGCTTCAAAATCTCAATGACGTCACCCGCATAAGGCTCGTCCAGGTTTACTACGATATAATGGTTATCAGACTTACCAATTGCTTCGCGTTCCTCGCTAATCCGATTCAATAACCCGTAAAACTTCTGAATGTTATCCTCATCAAGTAATGT
Protein-coding sequences here:
- a CDS encoding phage portal protein, whose protein sequence is MAIVRSRELLDNWGEIPAKLLQYCIKEHRDGIERIQKLEDYYKGEHEILKRDLGGDDKGLPNNKLVANHAKYITDVASGYFGADPVKYAGNQIEPITDAYKAADVASHDSEMVKDLSMFGVALELHYMSSDDPRSPASAASIHARYSW
- the terS gene encoding phage terminase small subunit, with the protein product MHRKAEADYKRGMKYKEIAEKYDVSLNTVKSWKQRHSWNREKGAPSTKSVHTKRTGAPEGNKNAVGNRGGSAPKGNSNAKTHGLFAKYLPAEAREIMEQIETRSPLDMLWDQITIQFAAIIRAQQIMYVSDKGEMIKELKKEKYEIVQVPGDSADEAPQMKQVPIEQEYEFQFAWDRQATFLNAQSRAMATLQNLIKQYEEMCRQGDADDEQQLRLQKLKGEVSLIDQKVAKDDDKPIEIRIVRKGERS
- a CDS encoding sigma-70 family RNA polymerase sigma factor, which codes for MTTTTKATWIETLISQYSTEAYVLDKYRKSLDLNDPQEAKEADTVSEMLSDMRYALTWLKRGRRPGSRRGVEITDVYRQREIYIKLSGQEITDAERLKLVDALLALSDRERTCFLLHMAQGLTLLEISSKLGLSKRTVQDYVDRAKDKISKEFL
- a CDS encoding DUF3310 domain-containing protein; the protein is MTNTNDQPKDVQQPDPVNNPQHYTFGGIETIDYIRAKLGPEGFQAFCLGNVLKYCSRYNHKGGMEDLRKARWYLDKIIQTEVVN
- a CDS encoding SNF2-related protein yields the protein MAAGALSVERKKFVPHDYQRYCINRLLTDDALGLFLDLGLGKTVITLTAVNDLKYNRFAVSRTLVVAPKKVAEATWGNEAAKWQHLKHMRIITVLGTAQQRIKSLNSPGDVWVINRDNVAWLVEYYRNAWPFDMVVLDELSSFKNHQAKRFKVLTWVRPHIKRIVGLTGTPAPNGLLDLWAQVNLLDQGQRLERNITGYRTKYFEKNYNGHGYMAKPGADDVIQRKIADLCISMKAEDYLELPDSIVNVIPVVLDAKAQKQYNQLEKQLLLEIEDGTEISVTSAAALSGKLLQLCNGALYDENRQVFEIHDNKVEAFMELVEQLNGKSALVFYSFQHDLTRIKKALEKTSLRIRELKTPQDQLDWNAGKVDILLAHPASAAYGLNLQDGGTMWCGSA
- a CDS encoding VRR-NUC domain-containing protein translates to MKESQIESYLRDKIKALGGIAYKFVSPGNSGVPDRLVLFPEGRTVFVELKAPGKKPTKLQQVQHKRMQALGHEVRVIDSREQVDAWLQEL
- a CDS encoding virulence-associated E family protein, with translation MHFDRQLTISSAGTRHSTNWQTQTAYWSEIVERLRTAVRGAETLAEYLQLPKSKQDDLKDVGGFVGGSLSGGRRKANAVIGRDLVTLDLDNIPAGATADILRRLDGLSCGYAVYSTRKHEENRPRLRVVAPLDRTASADEYEPLARKLGEIIGIGLCDPTTFEASRLMYWPSCSADSQYVFTFGDKPFLSVDGLLAMYQDWRNVASWPQVPGTGQTHVRLAAKQGDPTEKQGMVGAFCKVYDVPAAIEAFLPGVYLNTDDCSGRLTYVGGSTTGGAIVYDDGQFLFSHHATDPTGGRLVNSFDLVRLHKFGDQDDEAKPGTPTNKLPSYTAMMDYAMRQEPVAGLLMQERHQKATAAFADSPVLPAEPEDMDWMRRLEFNSNGVYLKTVDNVLIVLEYDPALKDKIAFDEFANRGLVLGSLPWDAREERRPWASSDDAGIYHYIEKVYGIAVDAKINNALTLITHKKRFNDVRRYLEGLTWDGVPRLDTLFTDYLGAEDSLYTRAVSRKSFTAAVARAMEPGVKWDYMTILAGPQGLGKSTFLRYMGKDWYSDSLTTFEGKDAMELIQGVWLNEVGELTGMSKSESNAVKQFLSRTEDIYREAYGKRTMPYPRRCVFFGTTNDSEFLRDRTGNRRFWPIDVGIVKPTKSVFQDLKGEVDQIYAEAFVRWQLSEPLYLSGEIEELAKERQEAHRESNAKEGIIQAFVERPVPEDWLKRDLPTRRMYWSGEFGKPQEGEGGPRDRICAAEIWCECFNSDIKFMKQADTREINGILSCIPGWEEYRGRFGPYETQRGYRRKDC